The following are encoded together in the Fragaria vesca subsp. vesca unplaced genomic scaffold, FraVesHawaii_1.0 scf0511398, whole genome shotgun sequence genome:
- the LOC101304241 gene encoding 60S ribosomal protein L36-2-like produces the protein MAPPQPKTGLFVGLNKGHVTTKKELAPRPFDRKGKTSKRVHFVRNLIREVAGFAPYEKRITELLKVGKDKRALKVAKRKLGTHKRAKKKREEMSNVLRKMRSGGTTEKKK, from the coding sequence ATGGCGCCGCCGCAGCCCAAGACTGGGCTCTTCGTCGGACTGAACAAGGGTCACGTCACTACCAAGAAGGAATTGGCTCCTCGCCCTTTTGACCGCAAAGGCAAAACGAGCAAGAGGGTTCACTTTGTGAGGAACCTGATCAGGGAAGTTGCTGGGTTTGCTCCATATGAGAAAAGGATCACTGAGCTTTTGAAGGTCGGAAAGGACAAGCGTGCTCTTAAGGTCGCCAAGAGGAAGTTGGGTACCCACAAGAGggccaagaagaagagagaggagatgtCTAACGTTCTCCGCAAG